One window from the genome of Helicobacter pylori encodes:
- the panD gene encoding aspartate 1-decarboxylase yields the protein MTFEMLYSKIHRATITDANLNYIGSITIDEDLAKLAKLREGMKVEIVDVNNGERFSTYVILGKKRGEICVNGAAARKVAIGDVVIILAYASMNEDEINAHKPSIVLVDEKNEILEKG from the coding sequence ATGACTTTTGAAATGCTTTATAGTAAAATCCATAGGGCTACTATCACAGACGCTAATCTCAATTACATAGGCTCGATCACCATAGATGAGGATTTGGCCAAGCTGGCTAAGCTCAGAGAGGGCATGAAAGTGGAAATCGTGGATGTCAATAACGGCGAACGCTTCAGCACCTATGTGATTTTAGGGAAAAAAAGGGGCGAAATTTGCGTCAATGGCGCAGCAGCCAGAAAGGTGGCCATAGGCGATGTGGTGATCATTTTAGCTTATGCGAGCATGAATGAAGATGAAATCAACGCACACAAGCCGAGCATCGTGCTAGTGGATGAAAAAAACGAAATTTTAGAAAAGGGTTAG
- a CDS encoding YbaB/EbfC family nucleoid-associated protein: MDFSQLGGLSGLLDGMKKEFSQLEEKNKDTIHTSKSGGGMVSVSFNGLGELVDLQIDDSLLEDKEAMQIYLMSALNDGYKAVEENRKNLAFNMLGNFAKL, from the coding sequence ATGGATTTTAGTCAATTGGGCGGGTTAAGCGGGTTGTTAGACGGCATGAAAAAAGAGTTTTCCCAACTAGAAGAAAAGAATAAAGACACGATCCACACTTCCAAAAGCGGTGGGGGAATGGTGAGCGTGAGTTTTAATGGGTTGGGGGAGTTGGTGGATTTGCAAATTGATGACAGCCTGTTAGAAGATAAAGAAGCGATGCAAATCTATTTGATGAGCGCTTTGAATGACGGGTATAAAGCCGTAGAAGAAAACCGAAAAAATTTAGCCTTTAACATGTTAGGGAATTTTGCTAAATTGTGA
- a CDS encoding PDZ domain-containing protein yields MLHKAFITFIVPWFFLNGLGAYDFKHCQAFFKKASLQKGGVALKELPKGVYLYYSKTYPKHARVIKSDPFVGLYLLQSAPSEYFYTLRDLDKDALIRPMASIGENQALEARLLFKQKGYERYAQISQEIQKNGVISNICYQMLGLGVGGNGFIETKFIKRFLNQKEPYYGDIGVRLEEHHKRLVVAQFDPFFPKNPFLKNDEILAINDYKIYSLAEFEWVVSNLKYQSLAKVRIKRNHKIKEVTLKVNKRYGGFLLKDTFLERYGIALDRRFIITKIGTHLPKGLDFLKLGDRILWVNHKSVSFNPKALREALSAPKIELLVWRKGFEFYIKVR; encoded by the coding sequence ATGCTTCACAAAGCCTTTATTACCTTTATCGTTCCATGGTTTTTTTTAAATGGCTTAGGGGCTTATGATTTCAAGCATTGTCAGGCGTTTTTTAAAAAAGCGAGCCTTCAAAAAGGGGGCGTGGCTTTAAAGGAATTGCCTAAGGGCGTATATTTATATTATTCCAAAACCTACCCTAAACATGCCAGAGTCATCAAATCCGATCCTTTTGTAGGGTTGTATTTGTTGCAAAGCGCGCCAAGCGAGTATTTTTATACCTTAAGGGATTTAGACAAAGACGCCCTGATAAGACCAATGGCTAGTATAGGGGAGAATCAAGCCCTAGAAGCGCGGTTGCTTTTCAAGCAAAAAGGCTATGAACGCTACGCTCAAATTTCACAAGAGATTCAAAAAAATGGCGTTATCAGCAATATTTGCTATCAAATGTTAGGGCTAGGGGTAGGGGGGAATGGCTTTATAGAAACGAAATTCATCAAACGCTTTTTAAACCAAAAAGAGCCTTATTATGGGGATATTGGGGTGCGTTTAGAAGAACATCATAAGCGTTTAGTGGTAGCGCAATTTGATCCCTTTTTCCCTAAAAACCCTTTTTTAAAAAACGATGAAATCCTAGCGATCAATGATTACAAGATCTATTCGTTAGCGGAGTTTGAATGGGTGGTGAGCAATCTTAAATACCAAAGCCTTGCCAAAGTGAGAATCAAACGAAACCATAAAATCAAAGAAGTAACGCTCAAAGTCAATAAGCGTTATGGGGGGTTTTTACTCAAAGACACTTTTTTAGAGCGCTATGGCATCGCTTTAGATAGGCGTTTTATCATCACTAAAATAGGCACTCATTTGCCCAAAGGCCTAGATTTTTTAAAGCTTGGGGATAGGATTTTATGGGTGAATCATAAAAGCGTTTCGTTCAACCCGAAGGCTTTAAGAGAAGCGTTAAGCGCGCCTAAAATTGAATTATTAGTTTGGCGTAAAGGCTTTGAATTTTACATTAAAGTCCGTTGA